In Planococcus sp. MB-3u-03, the DNA window CGTGTTCTTCTCCGCCGCTGTAGATATCAGCATACGGATTCGAGGCAAATACCAGTGCGCGGTCGCCTTGCATCGTCAAATACAATTCATGCGTTCCGCGTGTATCCGCATAGGTCTCCCAATAACCTAGCTTTTTCGGTGCGTGTGGATCGGTTACGTCATATAGCAGGAAGCCTCCCGCTGTATCCGCATGGCGGTCTCTTTGCTGCACGCTGACCACTGCCAGATCGCCTTTAAAATCAGCTGTGTTCACGCTTTTGACGATGACTTTCTCCTGCCAAGTTCCGGCTACGTCGTCATGGCCGAAAACCGACACTTCTTTCGGATTGGACGGATCTTTCAAATCGAAGACACGGACTCCGCCGTTGCCGCCATTTGCTGTATGTGTCCCAAGATACGCAAACCCTTTATGCGCGTAGACATCGGCCGTGTTATTCTGGACGCCCGCCAACTCCTTGATCTGCACGGCAGCCGACTCGGTCAAGTTCGAGACATTTTTCGACCCTGACATGCTGGCGTCGCTCAAATTCAGCATTTCTTCATTGGAGAAAACAGCACGCTCCCCTTTCGACAAATCACTGCCATCCAGTGCATCATGCGCCATGCTAGACGGTGCAAATGAGAAGACGAGAGCAGAAGCCAGAGCTACATTTAAAAACGGTTTATGAATTTTCAATAGAATCCCTCCAAGGTTTAGTTCGCTAGTCGAATAAAGTATAGAGGGCGCAAGATCCCAGTACAATAGCATACGCCAAAATTTTCTAAATATTACAAAAGATAAATAAATTGTCACAACAGCTCTCGTGTTTCTGTACCTAGCTTTTTCTCTCCACTCTTTTCAATCAACAGCCTGATAAGCAATTTGTTTTAGTTTTCCTGTAAATCCAAAGCTGTTCTACAAGAGGTCCCACAAAGCTAATAAAAGAGCCGCCGCGTAGAAGCGATGGCTCTTTTGTTTGGTCATTTATTATGATTTAGAATGCGGCAAACAGGAACATCGCTAACAGGGTAATGATCCCAACTGCCAGCAGCACGGACGGGATCACAATTACGAAAAACCCTTTCCACGCTGAAAATCGCTGTGCTTCTCCAACTGCTTTGCACTGGATAACGAAAGTCCAGATGCCAACGATAATCACGGCTGCTAGAAGTAAAAAGCCGATCACCATACCGAGACCCGTGTCAGGTTCTGCCACACCAGGTTCGATTTCCGTATAGAAAGTCGAAGGCGATGTGAGGAGCCAGATCAGCCACATCGGCAATAGCCAAATTTGCGGAATGCTTGAAGTGACGACTGCACGGAACATTTCCGAATACGTTCCGACACCGCCAAATAGTTTGCCCAATAGCTTATAAATGCCGGAAATGATGGCAATCCCAGCGACTGCAGAAAGCGGCCCGAGCAGCAAGGCGCCAACAATCACTCCAATGGCCGGAAACATTTCCTCTCCGCCGGAAGCCCCGGAAAGTGCCCCTGCAAATCCAACCAATACCAAAAGCAAGACGATAAAGCTGGTGGTTTTTTCTTCGATGACGTAGCGCACCGTCTCGCGTGGGCGCGTCCAAATGGCCGTAAATGGGTTCAGTTCAGCGTACGCAGTCGGCTCATTCATCCAGCAGCCCGCCTTGTTTCCCTTTTTCTGTATACTTCATCAATAATTCCCCCTTTTATTCCCATCTAATCATACTCTCCTATACTTGTAAATGACTGGAAGGAGAACAACTTGCTGCCGCTAATAAAAAAAGCCTAAGCAGTCGCTGCCTAAGCTTTTGGATTTCCCTCTTCTGGTTCTTTCACGGCCTGTTCAGGTTCGTGAAGCGTTCCGCTATGCGGTGCTTCAGGCGGTGTTTTCTCTAAATTCAGCTTGATGAATTTTGCCGAGCGCTTTTCCAGCATCTTCGGCGCAATCCGCGTCAACATGCGCACGGTCTTCATCTTCCGTCCGACTTCAACGACTTCTTTTGGTTCATCGATCAAATCAATAATGACCTTGACCGACTGCATCGGGTCATCCATCGGCTTCATGTCGACCACATGGCCCGAGTAATTCCCAGCGTGTTCGAACCACGGGGTATCGGTCGCCCATGGGAGCACGGAACAAACATGGATGTCGCGATATCCTTCCAGCTTCATTTCTTCGTTGAGCGCCGAACTGAAACCGAGCACTGCATGTTTGCTGGCGCTATAGCCGGTGAAATAAGGAAATGCGACATCGCTTGCTACCGACCCGATATTGATCAAGGTGCCGCTGCCGATTTCCTTGAAATGGCGAAGTGCAAAATGGCTGCCGTTGACGGTCCCTTTGACATTCACCTCCACCATGCGCGCAAGGTCTTCAAGGGGAATATCCGTGAACGGGCCGATCACACCGACGCCCGCGTTATTGATCCACACATCGATTTTCCCGAAACTGGTCAGTGCCTCCTCGAATAGCCAAGCGACGTCCGCTTCACGACTGACATCCATCGTAACTGCAATGGCGTTTGGCCCGAGTTCACTCGCCAGTGCTTCGATCAAGCCGGTGCTCCGCGCTGCCAGGACCAGATTCGCGCCATCCTTCGCCAATTGCCGTGCCACTTCTTTGCCGAGGCCGCTGGAGGCGCCGGTGATGACGATCGTTTTGCCGCGCCGTGATTTTTCCTGTGCCATGCCGCCTCCCCCCTTTCTTCACTGTTCTTCTTGTTGTTCGAAGCGTTCCCGCAAATCTCCTGAAACCGCACGCCCTTCTTCAATCGGCTCGTGCAAGCTGCCGGAAGTCAATTCCGCAGCTGGCGCTGATTCGATCATCTCTTTGAGTTCGTGGCCGCTGAGCCCCTTCGCAACCGCTGGAAGGAACTGCCCGAAAATGGCAGCCGCTTTGCCCTTGCCGCCGACTTCCAAGGTCTTTTGCGGCTCATCGATCAAACCAAGAATGGCATCGATCACTTTCGCCGGATCATCCGGCGGCCCGACCAGGATTTCATGTCCTGAATAATTGGCTGCATGTTCTGTCCACGGGGTATCGGTAACCCAAGGATCGATTGAACAGATATGGACATCCGGGTAGTCTCCCAGCCGAAGTTCTTCGTACAAGCCGTTCGATAATCCGCTGACCCCGAATTTGCTGCCGGTATAGGCTGCTCCGTAAGGCATCGGAATCTTGCTCGCAAATGACGAGACATTGATCAAGATACCGGACTGCTGCTGTTTGAAGCGGCGCAGCGCAAAATGACTGCCATAAATGGTGCCAAGCAAATTCACTTCCACGGTCCGGTTCAAATCGCGCAGCGGCGTATCGATAAACGGCCCGTAAACACCGATTCCTGCGTTATTGATCCACACATCAATGCGCCCGAAATTATTCATCGCCGCCCTATGCAAACTTTCCACATCCCTGACCTTGCTGACATCGGCCGTCACCGGAATGACCAATGGCCCGAGCGAGTCCGCGAGCTCTTCGATCAACCGTGTCCTGCGGGCAGCAATGACCAATTTTGCTTGTTGACTTGCCAAGCGCTCCGCCAACCCACGGCCGATTCCGCTTGACGCTCCTGTAATGACCACGACTTTGCCTTGATTCGAATGCTTTGCCGCCACAGCGCTCGCCTCCTTTTTAAAAAAGCGCAGAATTTTGTATTTAAATACCCCTTTTAAACGCCCAGGAAACGCTTCGCGGAGGGAGTTGAAAAGAACAGTGCTAAGGGTTTAGCCATTGTTATACGGGACCCGCCCAAACACCTACCTAAGGTTAGGGTTGGGTACCGGATTTCCCCATATTTAAAGAGCGGCACTTGTGGAATGACGCTCTAGGAGAGAGGCATTGACGCCGCCCAAGATTTTTACGCCACCGGATCGATTGCAGCGCCTAAGAGGATGTCACGCTGCAGCGGCGCATGTTCGCGATTCGGTTCCGATATGAATGCCGCTGTACCTGGTCGCTCAACCGCCGGGCAAGCTGGCAGTCAATCGCCTTTTTTGACACTCAACACGGTAATCGTCAGAAGGATGACCGCCATGCCGGCTAATTGCATCATGCTCAATTCCTCACCAAGCAACACGATCCCGAACAAGGCCGCTGTCACAGGCTCCACCATTGCGATAATCGAAGCGGTGGATGGCGCCGTCCGTTTGATGCCGATCGTATACAGCGCAAACGACAAGCCGGCGCCAAGGATGCCGATGGCGATAAACCAGCCGATATCTCCAGACTTCAAGACCGAAGCCGCTTCCTCGAAGTTCACAAAGAAAGACAAGGCCACACAAAATGCCAAAAACGCCAAGGCCAGCACCGTCTGCGGCTCGCCGGCTTCCGCCGACTTCTTGAACCCGAAGATGAACAAGGCATAGTATAAGCCAGCTGCCAAGCCTGTCGCGACGCCCGCCAGATTCACTGCCGAAGAACCGGTATCATATGCTTCGGTCAATAACACGATGCCTGCCAGCACGCTGAATATGCACATCCATTTAAACCAGGTCGAACGCTCGATGCGCAACAGGAAAGAAGCGAGCATGACGAATAACGGGGCGGTATACATCAAGGTCGCCGCAATCGGGACGCTTGTCGACTCGATGCTCAGAAAGTAGAACGTAAAATTCCCCGCTACCCCGATGCCCGCCACAATAGACCAAAGAATCAACGGAGCAGAGAATATTTTCCCGCCTTTTCGGCTAAGGGCAAACCAGCCCGTAAAACAAAGCAGCGCGACAGCTCCCCGGTAAAATGAAATGACCAGCGGATCCCAGCCTTTATCCATTAGAATATCTGCAAGCCCTCCTGTAATTCCCCAAAAAATCGCAGCCAAAATGATCATCGCGCTTCCCGAAAACTTCATAAAGCAAGCTCCTATCCGTTCCCAGTATTGTCGGCCGGCACATGCAGCCATGCGCTGCCCATTTCCCCTGTTATTGCCAGCGCAAGCACCCCGCAAACTCTCTCGTCCCGATTTCATGCTGGGCGCTTTTTCACAAGGAAAATGCAAGTGAAATGTGCAGCCGGCTGAAAGGGACTAGCCGGTTGCCCGGCGCATCGCCCCCTTCCCATCATCGCGGCCAATCGCATGCGATGGTTGCCCACAATCCCGGCAAAGACCCGAAGGCAGCGCTGTTTGGATAACACCCCAAAAAACCCGCGGTGCTTCGCATACATTTTTCGGTATCGGGTATGGACAAAGACCCAAACGAAATTCTACAGAAAGACAGGTGCAACTATATGCCGCCATTAAACCAGCCCGACCTCTCGCGCATAAAGGAATTGAATCCCGATACATTCGGTGAAGACTATCCCGTTCGCCGGACGGTCGTCGAGACGACGCTCTACTCAGCTTACTTTGTTCCTACAGCAGGAACGGAAGTCCCGCCTTACGACATTCTCGTCATCGAGCATCCGCCCGCTACGCCAGTCTCTGCCTTCATCTGGTGCCGGCGCATCCAAGGAACGGGCACAAAGATGGAAGTCGTCAAGGAAATCACCAACGCCATCGATTATCTGCGGCAACGGAAAAACGGATAACTGCCTGACGGTTTTCGCCGCATGCAGCCGTTTTTATTTTTCATTGTTTATTGCCATAAATTTCTTTTAAATATAAGCTTTATGGGTATTTTTTCTGTACTTTCGTACTGCTTAACTGGGGTATAATAGTCCCCATAATCTGATCGCGAAAGGACTGTTCCCTATGCCTCTCGAATTTGCGCGCTTGGTGTTCATGGCATTTTCTGTCTTGACTGCCATTGCCGCTTCCTATATCGCCCTCCTGTTGATCGGCCGCATCGCCGACCGGAGCCGTACCCATCCATTGTGGTGGGTCGGCGGCAGCTCGCTCGTTTTCGGGACGGGCATCTTTTCCATGCATTTTATCGGCATACTGACCCATCATTCCGCAGCCCCTGTGCAATACGATCCAATTTTGCTGAGCATCTCGCTGCTCGGGGCCATCGGGGCAGCATTTCCCGCTTTCTATGTATTGCGCAGCTCCCACCCGCCGAAAAGCCATTTGTATTTCAGTGGATTCGCTATCGGATTCGGCGTTTTGTTCATGCATTATATCGGCAACGCCGCGGCCCAAGTGTCCGGCACCCCACAGTTCCACCTCCTGCCATTGTTATTATCGATAGTGGTTGCATTTGGCTTTTCAATCGCCGCCCTGCGCATTTTCTCCCGCAATCGCAAGCGTCCGGATTCACCCGGCAGGAAACTCTTAAGCGCGATGATTCTCGGCGTAGCGATTTCTGCCGTACATTATATCGGAATGCTGGCGGTCAGCTACTCCACTTCAGCCACAGGTCCCGCTTCTTTCACCAATATGGGCCTGGCGTTTGTCGTGTCGGCGCTAATTCTGCTATTGCTTGCCATCGCCGGCTATTTAGCTTATCTCGACCGCAAGCAGCTGATCAATGAACAGCGCTATTTAAAAAAGATCCGTGAAAGCGAACGTCGTTTCCGCCGGCTTGCGGAAATATCTCCAGAAGCGATCGCCATCCATAGCGGCGGCAAATTGCTGTATGTCAATGAAGCCTGCCTGCAAATGTTTGATGAACCCGATGCCGAGAAATTGATTGGCACAGCCGTTCTCGATTATGTTCATCCCAACTACCGGGACATCGCCGAATCGCGCATCGCATCCATGAACCAGGGACTTAGCACTCCACCTGCCGAGCAATTATGGGTCACGCCCAAAGGTTCCGTGCACGAAGTCGAAGTGACCGGCATGGGGATCGAATTCGAAGGTGAGGCAGCGGTGCAGCTTTTGATTCGTGACATCACCATCCAAAAGAAAGTGGCGCGTGAACTTGAATACAACCGTCAGCGCTATGAATCTTTATTCCAAAACAATCCCGATGGCATTTTTTCTATGGATGCCGACGGAAATTTAATCGATATCAATTCGTCATTCGAGCATTTGTTTGGTTATTCTAAAACCGAAATCACCGAAACCCCTTTATCCGAACTGATTGAAGAATG includes these proteins:
- a CDS encoding Yip1 family protein, whose translation is MNEPTAYAELNPFTAIWTRPRETVRYVIEEKTTSFIVLLLVLVGFAGALSGASGGEEMFPAIGVIVGALLLGPLSAVAGIAIISGIYKLLGKLFGGVGTYSEMFRAVVTSSIPQIWLLPMWLIWLLTSPSTFYTEIEPGVAEPDTGLGMVIGFLLLAAVIIVGIWTFVIQCKAVGEAQRFSAWKGFFVIVIPSVLLAVGIITLLAMFLFAAF
- a CDS encoding SDR family NAD(P)-dependent oxidoreductase, which encodes MAQEKSRRGKTIVITGASSGLGKEVARQLAKDGANLVLAARSTGLIEALASELGPNAIAVTMDVSREADVAWLFEEALTSFGKIDVWINNAGVGVIGPFTDIPLEDLARMVEVNVKGTVNGSHFALRHFKEIGSGTLINIGSVASDVAFPYFTGYSASKHAVLGFSSALNEEMKLEGYRDIHVCSVLPWATDTPWFEHAGNYSGHVVDMKPMDDPMQSVKVIIDLIDEPKEVVEVGRKMKTVRMLTRIAPKMLEKRSAKFIKLNLEKTPPEAPHSGTLHEPEQAVKEPEEGNPKA
- a CDS encoding SDR family NAD(P)-dependent oxidoreductase — protein: MAAKHSNQGKVVVITGASSGIGRGLAERLASQQAKLVIAARRTRLIEELADSLGPLVIPVTADVSKVRDVESLHRAAMNNFGRIDVWINNAGIGVYGPFIDTPLRDLNRTVEVNLLGTIYGSHFALRRFKQQQSGILINVSSFASKIPMPYGAAYTGSKFGVSGLSNGLYEELRLGDYPDVHICSIDPWVTDTPWTEHAANYSGHEILVGPPDDPAKVIDAILGLIDEPQKTLEVGGKGKAAAIFGQFLPAVAKGLSGHELKEMIESAPAAELTSGSLHEPIEEGRAVSGDLRERFEQQEEQ
- a CDS encoding DMT family transporter yields the protein MKFSGSAMIILAAIFWGITGGLADILMDKGWDPLVISFYRGAVALLCFTGWFALSRKGGKIFSAPLILWSIVAGIGVAGNFTFYFLSIESTSVPIAATLMYTAPLFVMLASFLLRIERSTWFKWMCIFSVLAGIVLLTEAYDTGSSAVNLAGVATGLAAGLYYALFIFGFKKSAEAGEPQTVLALAFLAFCVALSFFVNFEEAASVLKSGDIGWFIAIGILGAGLSFALYTIGIKRTAPSTASIIAMVEPVTAALFGIVLLGEELSMMQLAGMAVILLTITVLSVKKGD